A part of Myxococcus landrumus genomic DNA contains:
- a CDS encoding ferritin-like domain-containing protein — translation MPPPLPSDERLERRQFLQGLAAMATTAALSGCANREESSLPHGSAIDRAREASALNTLLALEYSLIDGYHQGITLLTAAHEDSSLPQPERDLAGLALAVAQAFLEDHEAHAALLSEMLTNLGATPLRPDEAPFIPPPQFKPSVGNALKLAANEERRATFGYNRVVQGLNTQRTRFGLASIEGVQAQHFMVLKALIDSLVDTTSTFDAQQAVPAPFVSSTVSLGGGSGLQDVPDLAVNNPG, via the coding sequence ATGCCCCCCCCTCTTCCGTCCGACGAGCGGCTGGAGCGCCGCCAGTTCCTCCAGGGGCTCGCCGCCATGGCCACCACGGCCGCGCTGTCGGGCTGCGCGAACCGCGAGGAGTCGTCCCTTCCGCATGGCAGCGCCATCGACCGGGCCCGCGAGGCCAGCGCCCTCAACACGCTGCTGGCGCTCGAGTACTCGCTCATCGACGGCTACCACCAGGGCATCACCCTGCTCACCGCCGCGCATGAAGACTCTTCGCTGCCGCAGCCGGAGCGGGACCTGGCGGGGCTCGCGCTCGCCGTCGCCCAGGCGTTCCTGGAGGACCATGAGGCCCACGCGGCCCTGCTCTCGGAGATGCTGACGAACCTGGGCGCCACGCCCCTGCGCCCGGACGAGGCGCCCTTCATCCCTCCGCCCCAGTTCAAGCCCTCCGTCGGCAACGCCCTCAAGCTGGCCGCCAACGAGGAGCGCCGCGCCACCTTCGGCTACAACCGCGTGGTCCAGGGCCTCAACACGCAGCGCACCCGCTTCGGCCTCGCCTCCATCGAAGGCGTCCAGGCGCAGCACTTCATGGTGCTCAAGGCCCTCATCGACTCACTGGTGGACACGACCTCCACCTTCGACGCGCAACAGGCCGTGCCCGCGCCCTTCGTCTCCTCCACCGTGAGCCTGGGAGGCGGCAGCGGGCTCCAGGATGTGCCCGACCTCGCCGTGAACAACCCGGGCTGA
- a CDS encoding TIGR02265 family protein — MYVSTEVSGGGAAWELEQRRLAATEDDQARGMFFQGALHVIACLGGEGAVARCKGVAGVWEINPFHLYPVSRYLRMVSTAARLLGPGSRGFDEVLLRMGSQASVDFLSSLFGRELLAETMGSPRTLVEAMGDAYRMAVSYGERYPLWTGERSVRFVMRRDFMPAVYHVGVLRGALESVGARDVRVRGRQVALLESEYEMSWR, encoded by the coding sequence ATGTACGTGAGCACGGAAGTCAGCGGCGGTGGCGCGGCGTGGGAGCTGGAGCAGCGGCGGTTGGCGGCGACGGAGGATGACCAGGCCCGGGGCATGTTCTTCCAGGGCGCGCTGCACGTCATCGCGTGCCTGGGTGGAGAAGGCGCCGTGGCGCGGTGCAAGGGCGTGGCGGGGGTGTGGGAAATCAACCCCTTCCACCTGTACCCGGTGTCGCGCTACCTGCGGATGGTGTCCACGGCGGCGCGGTTGCTGGGGCCGGGCTCGCGAGGCTTCGACGAGGTGCTGCTGCGCATGGGCTCGCAGGCGTCGGTGGACTTCCTGTCCTCGCTCTTCGGCCGCGAGCTGCTGGCGGAGACGATGGGCAGTCCCCGGACGCTGGTGGAGGCGATGGGCGACGCGTACCGCATGGCGGTGAGCTACGGCGAGCGCTACCCGCTGTGGACGGGGGAGCGCAGCGTGCGCTTCGTGATGCGGCGGGACTTCATGCCGGCCGTGTACCACGTGGGGGTGCTGCGGGGCGCGCTGGAGTCGGTGGGGGCTCGGGACGTGAGGGTGCGGGGCCGGCAGGTGGCGTTATTGGAGAGCGAGTACGAGATGTCCTGGCGGTAG
- a CDS encoding pyridoxal-phosphate-dependent aminotransferase family protein encodes MRDLLMIPGPVEFEQEVLQALGAPTLGHTDPAFIALFGRALKRLREVSLAPGAQPFVISGSGTLAMELAVANLIEPGDAALVVNTGYFSDRMAKILERHGAKVTHVRAAPGDAPSVEEVKGHLERGGFKVMTVTHVDTSTGVLAPVEGLSRMAREFGALSVVDGVCATAGEVFHQDAWGADVYLTASQKAVGVPPGLALLTVGPRAMEVWRNRRTPVASVYCDFAEWLPIMEAYEAGKPAYFATPPVNLVHALDVSLGLILAEGLEARFARHQRMARAFRAAWAALGLRMLPVSEAVTANTLSAVYYPEGVDASLVGRVKGEGVVVAGGLHPDLKARYFRVGHMNRVGPADLLATVGAVERALLASGHRFQPGAGLSAAESSLTSR; translated from the coding sequence GTGAGAGACCTGCTGATGATTCCGGGGCCCGTGGAGTTCGAGCAGGAGGTGCTGCAAGCGCTGGGGGCCCCCACGCTTGGCCATACGGACCCCGCCTTCATCGCCCTCTTCGGTCGGGCCCTCAAGCGCCTGCGCGAGGTGAGCCTCGCCCCCGGCGCGCAGCCCTTCGTCATCTCCGGCTCCGGCACACTGGCCATGGAGCTGGCCGTGGCCAACCTCATCGAACCCGGTGACGCCGCCCTGGTGGTGAACACGGGTTACTTCAGCGACCGGATGGCGAAAATCCTGGAGCGCCATGGCGCGAAGGTGACGCACGTGCGCGCCGCGCCGGGGGACGCGCCGTCCGTCGAGGAGGTGAAGGGCCACCTGGAGCGCGGCGGCTTCAAGGTGATGACCGTCACGCACGTGGACACGTCCACCGGCGTGCTGGCCCCGGTGGAGGGGCTGTCGCGCATGGCGCGCGAGTTCGGCGCGCTGTCGGTGGTGGATGGCGTGTGCGCCACCGCGGGCGAGGTGTTCCACCAGGACGCGTGGGGCGCGGACGTGTACCTGACGGCCAGCCAGAAGGCGGTGGGCGTGCCGCCGGGGTTGGCGCTGCTCACCGTGGGGCCTCGGGCGATGGAGGTGTGGCGCAACCGGCGCACGCCGGTGGCCAGCGTGTACTGCGACTTCGCGGAGTGGCTCCCCATCATGGAGGCCTATGAGGCGGGCAAGCCCGCGTACTTCGCCACGCCCCCCGTCAACCTGGTCCACGCGCTGGACGTGAGCCTGGGGCTGATTCTCGCCGAGGGACTGGAGGCCCGCTTCGCCCGCCACCAGCGCATGGCCCGGGCCTTCCGCGCCGCGTGGGCCGCGCTCGGCTTGCGCATGCTGCCGGTGTCCGAGGCCGTGACGGCGAACACGCTGAGCGCCGTCTACTACCCGGAGGGCGTGGACGCGTCGCTGGTGGGGCGCGTGAAGGGGGAGGGCGTGGTGGTGGCCGGCGGGCTCCACCCGGACCTCAAGGCGCGCTACTTCCGCGTGGGCCACATGAACCGCGTGGGCCCCGCGGACCTGCTGGCCACCGTGGGGGCCGTGGAGCGGGCGCTTCTCGCCTCCGGCCACCGGTTCCAGCCCGGTGCGGGCCTCTCCGCCGCCGAGTCTTCCCTCACCTCCCGCTAG